The nucleotide sequence tgcttacaaaaccttataaaattctttgaaaacacttgtaaaacgttttaaatactttacaaaTCCTTTCAGGATCAAACAAGCTCAAATCTGTTAGTTGGGAATGCTATTGATGTTTATACTCATACTCAGGTAATTTACTGCCTTTTCAACtcgttttaaaaacttttgaaaatagttgtaaaccttattaaaaactgtaaaccttattaaatcctctgaaatcacttgtaaaatcttttaaaaaaccattgatttgtactttcagggtcaaccaataccaaattcATATGTCGAGAGTGATCCTCCTGCTGTTTCTTCAAGTCAATATACTGGCACTTCTGATGATTTTACtgctactcatactcaggtaacttacatttaaacactttaaaaaaccttttgaaaacggttgtaaaccttattaaatcctttgaaataacttgtaaaaccttttaaataacttgtaaaaccttttaaaaaaccatttatttgtactttcaggatcaaccaataccaaatccatatgtcgagGGTGTTCCTCGTAACATGACAACCTCTGTTGGGTATCCATCTTGTTCTTCACACTCAACTGGTCTAATCGATGTTGATTCACTGTTTTGTGGAAAGTTattcaaagacaaaacagaaatgagaaGTCAGATGCGGATGTATGCAGTCAAGCATAGTTTtgagtttcatacttttaagtCAGACAACAAGAGGTATGTTCTTAAATGTATTGATGAAAAATGTAGTTGGAGGCTACGTGCAACTAAGGCTAAAGCATCAGATAGCTTTGTTGTTCGAAAGTATATTAGTCAGCACAGCTGTGACTCTGCTTTAAGGAATGTTAATCATCGCCAAGCAACTGCAAGGACTTTGGCTGGTTTggttagtaaccattttgcagGAGGAAAGCTTCCTCTCAGACCCAAACAGCTCATGGAAATTTTTAGGAATGACCATGGAGTTGATGTCTCGTACTCAAAAGCATGGAGAGCTCAAGAACATGCATCAGAACTTGCTAGGGGTATACCTGCTGATAGTTATGAGGTTTTACCGAGTTGGTTTCACatgatagaaaagaagaatccagGTACTATCACTTACATAGttttacaatagttttaaaacccttttaaaagggttttaaaagggttttaaaggggttttaaaacttttaaaatgggaaaaacccttttacaatagagttttaaaagagttttaaaagagtttaaaagagttttaaaagagttttaaaagggttttaacgggcttttaacaattttaaagtttaaaagggttttaaaagggttttaaaagggttttaaaagagATCTTTGCCGTTATTCCTTGGTTCCCTATGAATAGGTTCGCATTGAATccctatgtttaataaaacaatgatgTTAGTTTGTTCAAACTTGCCTAATATAAActgttttaaaacccttttaaaacccttttaaatcccttttaaaagagttttaaaagggttttaaaacttctaaaatcgggaaaaacccttttacaatagttttaaaagggttttaaaacttttaaaacgggaaaaacccttttacaatagagttttaaaagggttttaaaagagtttaaaagagttttaaaagagttttaaaagggttttaacgggcttttaacaattttaaagtttaaaggggttttaaaaggttttaaaagggttttaaaaccttttaaaaccattgCAGACACTTTATAATTACATGTTGTAAGGAATAACTCTCTCATGGAGAACCGAAGAGGTTGCATGTCGACTGTAAACCATAAGTTTCTCCCTCTTGTCTTCAGCCTTCTCAGCATCAAGTAGTGGAATATTTTCCCAGAAAATCTGATGTCTCTGGCCGAAAGATTGATGATAGGCCCAAGGAAGGAAGATTGAAGCTTCGTGAAAGATGCTTTTCCTAATGCATGTTTAACTTTGGCAACTAGGCTTAAGTCCGAATGTTGACATATGTTTGCTCCAACAATTGGTTCTAAACCCATACCATATGTTGGTTCTGGTAGTGCAAGGGGTTCAAAATCACTTGATGCCATCTGTTAAAGAAACACACTTAATTAGACTTTTCAACggatttacaagagttttaaaagggtttttaaaaatcaacatcACACGTTATCGATCTGAAGTCATCTTATCAACACACTTTATCGACATAATTCAACTACGACCGATCTAAAAATTGATATCAAATGGTTTAACAGGGACTTTCAAAAAGTGTTTtacaagagataacaaaaatccaaatttacaagactttactaatttcaaatccatatcaaacacaattatcgATCTGAATGCATCAGATCTGAATCTGGATCGATATCAAAGAAACTGAAGGggcttttaaaaactgttttaaaagaacataaatccaaatttaaaagagtttacatattccaaatcaatatcaaagaaatctaaaagCCCTAAATTTAAAAAAGCGATAGTCCAAATTGATAAACGcagaaagaagcaaagaaagaatGAACCTGTCTGCGATAGAACCAGAATCAATGTCGGGGATTACGTGTACGAGAGACGAAAGCGCAGAATCGCCGCgaagaaggatcgagaatcGCCGCGAAGAAGGATTGAGAATCGCCGCGCAGAATCGCCGATGAACGAAGGAGAGAGAATCGTCGGTTGAGGAAGGAGAGAAGCACGGCGAAGTGGAGAGAAAATTAGGTTtccttcattaagggtaaaaaagtctttttcaccaaaaaaaggGGTACCCTTACAAATGGACCCTTCCCaagaacatttttaaaaagtggaaGGGAAAAATGGGCATTTTTGCTTTTTCCCcataatttatagaggttttactgtagatcttaaccaatttttttttcttttacacaaagaaagaggaaaataaaCTTAAGGATAAAAAAACTGagatttaaatatcaaaatacttagacatttaaaaactaaatctaAACCTAAACCCTATTTAAATCTCAGTTTTTAgagatctcttcttttttttacatcGACTTTCTCGCGGCGGCGGTAAATCATGATTCTCAAGTTGATCAAATCGATGGTTCAAGCAATAACTCGTCCAATACAATACTTGATCATCTCCTATCTCCGGTATCTTGTCGGCTTACCTTCGCTGACTGGTATAAAGGATCATCATGTCACGGTTATCATCGAGGAATTGACGGATGTTGGGACGGAAAACGTACTCTATGGCGCCACTCGGGCTTatcttttcaacaaaatcaacgTCGACTTCGTCAAATTTTACGTCGGTGAATGTATGTTCGACGACATATACCAAGGGGTCGAGCTCAAGTGGAGGATCTTCGTTGATAACAAAAATGCTGGAAATATCAATAAGCAGTGCTTCGAGCTGAGATTTGACGAAAAGCACAGAGATTTGGTTTTCGACTCTTACATACCTTTCGTGGAGAGCCAGGCCAAGAGCAAGAAGAGAATCCTCGAGATGCACACATACTCTCACTGCTCTGACTCTTGGGCAATCAAGAGCCTCAATCACCATTCAACTTTTGAAACGATTGTTATGAAGGAAGGGCTCAAGCGTGACCTCATCGAAGATCTTGACCAGTTCATCAGCAAGGAAGATTATTACAAAAGAGATCGGCGACGGCGACACTGGGTGAGATTTTATTTGTTGCATGGGCAACCAGGGACCGGGAAGACTAGTCTTGTTGCTGCTATGGCTAAATATCTGAACTTGGATGTCTATAAACTAAACCTCCCTCTAGGGTTGAAAACTGACTTCGACCCGAAGAGACTTATCTCCAGAGCCAAGGACAGCTCGATTCTCCTCGTAGAGGATATAGACGGCTCCCTCGAGGTCTGttctccctttctttttttttctgttctccctttcttgatttcttcaaaattatatttattgctTTCTTTAACAAGCTTGTGCTTGATTAGTGTTCCAAATTACACACATCTCTTTAGCTTGATTAGTATAAAGCATAAACCATACCcctcccaatttttttttttttttttttttttttacactttacAGAGactgttccaaaaaaaaattatttattaaatatcaaTTATAACCCATTCCCGCAAAGTGATATAAGCCCCCCTTtcaaaaagagagaatatttACAAACTAACTAATTACCActgttttacctttttcttgttgttgttgttgtgtgtgtatTATCAACAGGGATTGAATGTGGAATTATCGCAACTGTTAGGTTGCTTATCTCGGGTTTATGGCCAAACACGCGTTGTAATATTGACGACAAACAACAAGGAGAGTCTTGACCCAACATTGCTATGTTATATGGATATGAAGATTGACATGGGACACTGCTGATGGGGGTCAAGTCGCAAAGGAGTTACTGAAGAGCCTCGACCTTTGGTGAGGACTTTGGAAATGAAGATTGTGTGTATATTTACTTAAAGGAGTTTTCGATAGTTTTACTGATCTGACATAGCCAATTTGAGCATGTTGATTAACAACtagtttattttaaacatcgattaaaaatatttactgaCATGCTATCGTACTATTAAGCGTGTTGAAGTCTCCGCAAatgtttgatgaatttgattatatagagaatgtttgaactttgaacagTGACAAGTTTCTTAAAATA is from Camelina sativa cultivar DH55 chromosome 20, Cs, whole genome shotgun sequence and encodes:
- the LOC104770087 gene encoding AAA-ATPase At5g17740-like, yielding MILKLIKSMVQAITRPIQYLIISYLRYLVGLPSLTGIKDHHVTVIIEELTDVGTENVLYGATRAYLFNKINVDFVKFYVGECMFDDIYQGVELKWRIFVDNKNAGNINKQCFELRFDEKHRDLVFDSYIPFVESQAKSKKRILEMHTYSHCSDSWAIKSLNHHSTFETIVMKEGLKRDLIEDLDQFISKEDYYKRDRRRRHWVRFYLLHGQPGTGKTSLVAAMAKYLNLDVYKLNLPLGLKTDFDPKRLISRAKDSSILLVEDIDGSLEGLNVELSQLLGCLSRVYGQTRVVILTTNNKESLDPTLLCYMDMKIDMGHC